TCGTCTTAGTTGGGTTTGGATTCATAGACATACTCTTAAGCGGTCTCGTCAACTATGTCTTGGATTTGCAAGAAAACACCATCCTTGCTGGCTTACAAATGGGGTCTCCGATTCATCAGGAACAGCAACAAGAAGCAGGGTTCTCAGCAAGGAATTACATTATTGACGTGGCAAAGGGGAGGATGAGGATAAGATTGAAGGTTGGTTTGGCTCTTGGTGTGGTTGTTCTTTGCATTGGGATTGGGGGTTTTGTGCTCTACTCTGTGGAGGGTTTGGATTGGGTTGATTCCATTTACTTGTCTGTTATGTCTGTTACAACAGTTGGTTATGGTGATAGAGCTTTCAAGACTCGTCAAGGTCGCTTGTTTGCGGCTATTTGGCTCTTGTTTTCGACCTTGATGGTTGCAAGGGCATTCTTGTATTTGGCTGAAGCTAGAATCGATAGAAGGCATAGAAGAATGGCTAAGAAGGTTTTGCATAGAGATATCACTGTTGATGATTGGCTTGCTGCTGATATCAACAACACTGGTTTCATCAGGTAATCTTCATTAATTACTCTCCTAATTTTTCATTCATATGCTTCTGGATTTAGATCAGTACTTGATGAATAGAATAGGAGAATCTAATCTGATCAAACTGCCATCCTTATTAGCTAACATAACATGGCAGGtgattattgatgattattattattatattattggtATTATTGGTTTTGACAGCTAGCTATAAATGTGTAGCAAGACATTTTTTAGTAAGCACAATGAGACATTAGCTCTTGGCTTGGATCTTGTATCATACATGTGACGGTTACATGTCGTTTTCTTGAAAAAACaaagggaaaagaagaagaaaaagttgtCTTAGTCCTATGAAGTTGTATTTACTATGCAGAGTTATATAGGTAATGACAGATAGTATTAGGCATAAATAATGCATGCATTTATGCAACTTTTTCTGTCTGGTTATTTAATAGGACCAATAACAAATGTGtcattctattttgatttttttcttactgagaattatttttttttttgaattttttattgcaGTAAGTCAGAGTATGTAATTTTCAAGCTGAAAGAAATGGGTAAAATACAGGAAAAAGATGTAATGCAAATATGTGACCAATTCAGGAAGCTTGACCCTTCTAACTGTGGCAAGATTACACTTCCTCATCTCTTGGGGGATAACTCATGACACAGTATAAGAAGCACTTCAATTCAGCCTATATCATAACATTCATGT
This portion of the Arachis duranensis cultivar V14167 chromosome 6, aradu.V14167.gnm2.J7QH, whole genome shotgun sequence genome encodes:
- the LOC107492331 gene encoding two-pore potassium channel 5, which translates into the protein MECEPLLSTSKIMDNRDVQYFGPSKSFSDVVTLTLQNTEIESLNQKQQQPPLPASSKKKKLSRCKTAPAMITMKEVKKKEAEVPKPQSSSVIRQGLILLVIYLSIGVAIYSFNRERFSGIETHPVIDALYFCIVTMCTIGYGDIAPLTPVTKVFACVFVLVGFGFIDILLSGLVNYVLDLQENTILAGLQMGSPIHQEQQQEAGFSARNYIIDVAKGRMRIRLKVGLALGVVVLCIGIGGFVLYSVEGLDWVDSIYLSVMSVTTVGYGDRAFKTRQGRLFAAIWLLFSTLMVARAFLYLAEARIDRRHRRMAKKVLHRDITVDDWLAADINNTGFISKSEYVIFKLKEMGKIQEKDVMQICDQFRKLDPSNCGKITLPHLLGDNS